In Chitinophaga nivalis, a single genomic region encodes these proteins:
- a CDS encoding D-2-hydroxyacid dehydrogenase, with product MKNIVVLDGFALNPGDLDWSSLEALGNVTIYDRTPEHLVPERSKHAHILLTNKSVISGATIRELPQLEYIGVIATGYNVVDLAAARERGIPVTNVPAYGTASVAQLTFALILELCNRVGLHADSVRAGEWTRSIDFSYWKAPLTELDGKTLGIIGFGQIGQAVARIALAFGMKVIVSHKYPERDAMAGVAFVSQEVCFREADIVSLHCPLNVDNREFVNAALLATMKKSAFLINTSRGPLIREADLAAALAAGTIAGAGLDVLSVEPPAADNPLITAPGVLITPHIAWATRDARSRLMMTAIDNVRAFLAGQTRHVVN from the coding sequence ATGAAGAACATTGTTGTACTGGACGGATTTGCTTTAAACCCCGGTGACCTGGACTGGTCGTCTTTGGAGGCGCTGGGTAACGTAACGATTTACGACAGAACACCGGAACACCTGGTACCGGAACGGTCGAAACATGCGCATATCTTGTTAACGAATAAATCGGTGATCAGTGGAGCAACCATCCGGGAGCTGCCCCAGCTGGAATATATCGGGGTTATTGCTACAGGATATAATGTGGTAGACCTGGCGGCAGCGCGGGAGCGGGGTATACCGGTGACCAATGTACCGGCCTATGGTACGGCGTCGGTGGCCCAGCTGACTTTTGCGCTCATCCTGGAATTATGCAACCGGGTAGGCCTGCATGCGGATAGTGTACGGGCAGGGGAGTGGACGCGCAGCATAGATTTCAGCTACTGGAAAGCGCCGCTGACAGAGCTGGATGGCAAGACGCTGGGGATTATCGGCTTCGGGCAGATAGGGCAGGCCGTGGCCCGTATAGCGCTGGCTTTCGGCATGAAGGTAATCGTGAGTCATAAGTATCCGGAGCGGGACGCGATGGCAGGAGTGGCGTTTGTGAGCCAGGAAGTTTGTTTCCGGGAGGCGGATATCGTATCGCTGCATTGCCCGTTGAATGTGGATAACCGGGAGTTTGTCAATGCCGCGTTGCTGGCTACCATGAAAAAAAGTGCGTTCTTAATTAATACCAGCCGGGGACCTTTGATCCGGGAGGCGGATCTGGCGGCAGCTTTGGCAGCAGGTACGATTGCCGGCGCCGGACTGGATGTATTATCGGTGGAGCCACCGGCGGCAGATAATCCGTTGATCACGGCGCCCGGTGTATTGATAACTCCGCATATTGCCTGGGCTACACGCGATGCCAGAAGCCGGCTGATGATGACGGCCATTGATAATGTGAGGGCGTTTTTAGCGGGTCAGACCCGGCATGTGGTGAATTAA
- a CDS encoding amino acid permease encodes MSKLFAKKQLSVLLSEASDSEKGLKRTLGAGSLIALGIGAIIGAGLFVRTAAAAGQHAGPAVTISFIIAAIGCALAGLCYAEFASMIPIAGSAYTYSYATLGEFIAWIIGWDLVLEYALGAATVAIGWSQYLNKLLTNVFHITIPYEWCHSPFETSDAGVQGIMNVPSLFIVLALTLLLIRGISGSAIVNNIIVITKVAIVLLFIFLGWQFINPANHTPFTIAADAGTVKMHNGQIVDYSRFWNHGWPGVLRGAGVVFFAFIGFDAVSTAAQETKNPKKNMPIGILVSLAICTLLYILFSFVLTGIAPYSDFLKAGGEASVAYAIDTYMPGYQWLSTFITVAILAGFSSVILVMLLGQTRVFYSMSNDGLVPPVFSKLHPKYRTPYRSQWMFFVFVSLFSGFIPDNVVGDMTSIGTLFAFVLVCIGVIVMRKSNPEVPRSFRTPLVPFVPILGALFCLTMIISLGLENWARLFVWLGIGFIIYFGYSVKHSKARKMLDK; translated from the coding sequence ATGAGCAAACTCTTTGCTAAAAAACAACTCTCTGTTTTACTCTCCGAAGCATCAGACTCAGAAAAAGGACTCAAGCGAACGCTGGGTGCCGGTTCTCTGATTGCCCTCGGTATCGGCGCTATCATTGGAGCCGGTTTGTTTGTAAGAACAGCGGCAGCTGCCGGACAGCATGCCGGACCCGCTGTCACTATTTCCTTCATCATTGCCGCTATCGGATGCGCACTGGCAGGATTATGCTATGCAGAATTTGCCTCTATGATCCCTATTGCCGGTAGTGCCTATACTTATTCCTATGCTACTCTGGGAGAATTTATTGCCTGGATCATCGGTTGGGACCTCGTGCTGGAATATGCATTAGGCGCCGCTACCGTAGCTATCGGGTGGTCGCAGTACCTCAATAAACTGCTGACCAATGTTTTCCACATTACCATTCCCTATGAATGGTGTCATAGCCCATTTGAGACCTCCGACGCCGGCGTACAGGGTATTATGAACGTACCATCCCTGTTTATCGTGCTGGCGCTTACCTTATTGCTAATCCGCGGTATAAGCGGTTCTGCTATTGTGAATAACATCATCGTTATCACCAAAGTTGCCATTGTGTTGCTGTTTATTTTCCTGGGATGGCAGTTTATCAATCCTGCTAACCACACGCCTTTCACCATTGCAGCTGATGCCGGCACGGTAAAAATGCACAATGGTCAGATCGTGGATTACTCCCGCTTCTGGAATCATGGCTGGCCGGGTGTACTACGGGGAGCCGGGGTGGTATTCTTTGCCTTCATTGGTTTTGATGCCGTTTCCACCGCTGCGCAGGAAACCAAAAATCCGAAGAAGAACATGCCTATCGGTATCCTGGTATCGCTGGCTATCTGTACCCTGTTATACATTCTCTTTTCCTTTGTACTGACAGGTATCGCACCTTACTCCGACTTCCTGAAAGCAGGTGGTGAAGCATCTGTAGCGTATGCGATTGATACTTACATGCCTGGTTACCAGTGGTTATCTACCTTTATCACAGTGGCTATCCTGGCGGGATTTTCTTCCGTTATCCTGGTGATGCTGCTGGGTCAGACCCGCGTATTTTACTCTATGAGTAACGACGGACTGGTACCGCCTGTATTCTCCAAACTGCATCCGAAATACCGTACACCGTACCGTTCTCAATGGATGTTTTTTGTGTTTGTATCCCTGTTTTCCGGTTTCATACCTGACAACGTAGTAGGCGACATGACCAGTATCGGTACCCTGTTTGCCTTTGTACTGGTATGTATCGGCGTTATTGTGATGCGTAAGAGCAATCCGGAGGTTCCCCGTTCTTTCCGTACGCCGCTGGTGCCATTTGTTCCTATCCTGGGGGCACTTTTCTGCTTAACCATGATTATCAGCCTTGGACTGGAAAACTGGGCCCGTTTATTTGTATGGCTGGGCATTGGTTTCATTATATACTTCGGTTATAGCGTGAAACACAGTAAAGCCCGTAAAATGTTGGATAAATAA
- a CDS encoding response regulator transcription factor, with product MKTGILFVEDDQFFAKVVKRQLERAGYDVTLCEDGEDGWDHFQKSIYDVCLLDVVMPKKDGFTLARDIRSIDENIPIIFTTSRYMEQDKMQGFECGADDYVTKPFNVQELIYRIEVYVKRSKLLRSEKRIVYTMGNLVFDYTQFNIRHKDSEAHVRMAPKEAELLRFLCENSNKKLLREQILNSVWGQDDFFTKRVMDVYLTRLRKHIAQDPSVKLETYHGKGLMFIINELDRTHMIAKA from the coding sequence ATGAAAACAGGCATTCTTTTCGTGGAAGACGATCAGTTCTTTGCGAAGGTTGTGAAAAGACAACTGGAGCGAGCTGGTTATGATGTAACCCTTTGTGAAGACGGTGAAGACGGTTGGGATCATTTTCAGAAAAGTATCTACGACGTTTGTTTACTCGACGTGGTAATGCCGAAAAAAGATGGTTTTACCCTTGCGCGTGATATCCGTTCCATCGATGAGAATATTCCAATCATTTTTACGACGTCCCGCTATATGGAGCAGGACAAAATGCAGGGCTTTGAATGCGGCGCCGATGATTATGTGACCAAGCCCTTTAATGTACAGGAACTCATCTATCGCATAGAAGTATATGTGAAACGCAGTAAACTCCTCCGGAGCGAAAAGCGGATCGTATATACCATGGGTAACCTGGTTTTTGACTATACTCAATTCAACATCAGACATAAAGATTCTGAAGCCCATGTTCGTATGGCCCCAAAAGAGGCGGAACTCCTTCGCTTCCTCTGCGAAAATTCAAATAAGAAATTGTTAAGGGAGCAGATCCTCAACAGCGTTTGGGGACAAGACGATTTCTTTACAAAACGGGTAATGGACGTTTACCTCACCCGTTTACGCAAGCACATTGCGCAAGATCCCTCCGTAAAATTGGAAACCTATCATGGAAAAGGCCTCATGTTCATTATCAATGAACTGGACCGAACCCACATGATTGCCAAAGCGTAA
- a CDS encoding YebC/PmpR family DNA-binding transcriptional regulator: protein MGRIFEVRKSTMFARWDKMAKAFSRIGKEIAIAVKAAGPDPDNNPALRRCILNAKSVNMPKDRVDAAIKRAMGKDKTDYEEVVYEGYAPHGVAVIIDTATDNTTRTVANLRMHFTKGGGSLGNSGSVGFLFNRVGEFKIKNAGQDIEELELELIDFGLEEIGEDSEGNIIIRAAFTEYGNMAKALEDKKLEVISSELKRIPTTTVELNDEQAKEVLELVDRLEQDDDVQQVFYNLK from the coding sequence ATGGGAAGAATATTTGAAGTAAGAAAATCGACCATGTTTGCCCGCTGGGATAAAATGGCCAAAGCATTCTCGAGAATTGGAAAAGAAATAGCCATTGCGGTAAAGGCTGCAGGCCCCGACCCCGACAACAACCCTGCGCTGCGCCGCTGCATCCTCAATGCGAAGAGCGTAAACATGCCTAAAGACCGCGTAGATGCGGCCATTAAGCGTGCGATGGGCAAAGACAAGACCGATTACGAAGAAGTGGTTTATGAAGGGTATGCACCGCATGGTGTGGCCGTTATCATAGATACTGCTACTGATAATACTACCCGTACTGTAGCCAACCTCCGTATGCACTTTACCAAAGGTGGCGGTAGTTTGGGTAACAGTGGTTCCGTAGGTTTCCTGTTTAACCGTGTAGGTGAATTCAAAATTAAAAATGCCGGCCAGGATATAGAAGAGCTGGAACTGGAACTGATCGACTTTGGTTTGGAAGAAATCGGGGAAGACAGTGAAGGCAATATTATCATCCGGGCAGCCTTTACCGAATATGGTAACATGGCCAAAGCGCTGGAAGATAAAAAGCTGGAAGTGATCAGCTCTGAGCTGAAACGTATTCCTACTACCACTGTGGAGCTGAATGATGAGCAGGCGAAAGAAGTGCTGGAACTGGTAGACCGCCTGGAGCAGGACGACGACGTACAGCAGGTTTTCTACAATCTGAAATAA
- the cas2 gene encoding CRISPR-associated endonuclease Cas2, whose translation MCIKDEFVMMQFSIYTRHCASEESTEVHMKRVREAVPQKGHVSILKVTDKQYGDILNFFGATEQLLPPAPTQLELF comes from the coding sequence CTGTGTATCAAGGATGAATTTGTAATGATGCAATTCTCCATCTATACCCGTCATTGTGCCAGTGAAGAAAGTACAGAAGTACATATGAAACGGGTTCGGGAGGCGGTTCCGCAAAAAGGACATGTCAGTATTCTGAAAGTTACAGATAAGCAGTATGGAGATATACTTAACTTCTTTGGCGCCACTGAGCAATTGTTACCCCCTGCCCCTACACAACTGGAGCTTTTCTGA